A single Triticum dicoccoides isolate Atlit2015 ecotype Zavitan chromosome 2A, WEW_v2.0, whole genome shotgun sequence DNA region contains:
- the LOC119358201 gene encoding 60 kDa jasmonate-induced protein-like codes for MATFLLLLILALAAGSSKHGGAALDGNGDETHRTHDVSLAGFTNGGGDWQAFPGLAHLFPTSTPLPFGSSYDDLIGGLANLPRVPLGRQAMADTARVLSAYDPSAATVADVEPVKRALAALKVMLGEAQRLQPIHETIVRGWESECRVAPEHLPYIDHWDTISYEIICANRTGKWNGPFAKMLETQANIRSQEEALAVVRVLLHADFEQVLEAHGTKINFK; via the exons ATGGCCACGTTTCTGCTCTTGCTCATACTTGccctcgccgccggcagcagcaAGCACGGAGGAGCAGCTCTAGATGGCAACGGGGACGAAACCCATCGG ACCCACGACGTCTCCTTAGCCGGCTTCACCAACGGAGGCGGCGACTGGCAGGCTTTCCCAGGCCTCGCTCACCTGTTCCCGACGTCCACGCCCCTCCCGTTCGGCAGCAGCTACGACGACCTCATCGGCGGCCTTGCCAACCTGCCGAGGGTGCCCCTGGGGcggcaggccatggccgacaccgccCGGGTGCTCTCCGCCTACGACCCGTCTGCGGCCACGGTCGCCGACGTCGAGCCAGTCAAGCGCGCGCTGGCAGCGCTCAAGGTGATGCTAGGCGAGGCGCAGCGGCTGCAGCCCATCCACGAGACCATCGTTCGCGGGTGGGAGAGCGAGTGCCGCGTCGCGCCCGAGCACCTGCCCTACATCGACCACTGGGACACCATTTCCTACGAGATCATCTGCGCCAACCGGACGGGCAAGTGGAACGGGCCCTTCGCCAAGATGCTGGAGACCCAAGCCAACATCCGCAGCCAGGAGGAGGCGCTCGCCGTCGTCCGGGTGCTGCTCCATGCCGACTTTGAGCAGGTGCTCGAGGCTCACGGCACcaagatcaacttcaagtaa
- the LOC119352050 gene encoding 60 kDa jasmonate-induced protein-like → MATFLLLLILALAAGSSKHGGAAAAAGDARPALVVMKLHGHDPKGPCVAFQTHDVSLAGFTNGGGDWQAFPGLAHLFPTSTPLPFGSGYDDLIGGLANLPGVPLGRQAMADAARVLSAYDPSAAAVADVEPVKRALAALKVMLVEAQRLQPIHETVSGGWESESHVAAEDLPYIDHWDTMSYEIIRTNRTGKWNGPFAKMLETQANIRSQEEALAVVRVLLRADFEQVLEAHGTKINFQ, encoded by the coding sequence ATGGCCACGTTTCTGCTCTTGCTCATACTTGccctcgccgccggcagcagcaagcacggaggagcagctgctgccgccggcgaCGCCCGACCTGCCCTTGTCGTCATGAAGCTGCACGGTCACGACCCCAAGGGCCCCTGCGTGGCCTTCCAGACCCACGACGTCTCCTTAGCCGGCTTCACCAACGGAGGCGGCGACTGGCAGGCTTTCCCAGGCCTCGCCCACCTGTTCCCGACGTCCACGCCCCTCCCGTTCGGCAGCGGCTACGACGACCTCATCGGCGGCCTCGCCAACCTGCCGGGGGTGCCCCTGGGGCGGCAGGCCATGGCCGACGCCGCCCGGGTGCTCTCCGCCTACGACCCGTCCGCGGCCGCGGTCGCCGACGTCGAGCCAGTCAAGCGCGCGCTGGCAGCGCTCAAGGTGATGCTAGTTGAGGCGCAGCGGCTGCAGCCCATCCACGAGACCGTCAGCGGCGGGTGGGAGAGCGAGTCTCACGTTGCCGCCGAGGACCTGCCCTACATCGACCACTGGGACACCATGTCCTACGAGATCATCCGCACCAACCGGACGGGCAAGTGGAACGGGCCCTTCGCCAAGATGCTGGAGACCCAAGCCAACATCCGCAGCCAGGAGGAGGCGCTCGCCGTCGTCAGGGTGCTGCTCCGTGCCGACTTCGAGCAGGTGCTCGAGGCTCACGGCACCAAGATCAACTTCCAGTAA
- the LOC119352051 gene encoding uncharacterized protein LOC119352051: MASHPSSPLPEHPIPPAPSPTTISDLGDDQLQEILIRLPDLPSLASAAFTCHAFLGAVRSSRAFRRRFIALHAAPLLPRFLSHTITALPALRRPSARFTLLQDDDTSEWDWVVDFSDPSIAYNGSMAIKHRSSKQGVRYNPQMMALFLRPKEHHDMPAGTSLGFHTFSCEEDQKPSRVVCVRHDYSRPCARVAVFSSDTMEWQIFPEIATLLPQGFRSTASTVLDGFICWQCESITGLAVSEYIFVLNTDTYQFSRMDLPPPLRKVHQTFQIGQINDGQLCIVNEKECTFSLWIWTASDDGIERFVLHKTFPLYTRFMDVTNCSVKDTISVRLMTVFNGFLYFAIRPCRNYVHQFKSPEWFLSLSLETAELKQHLKNRKRPVFPVHPYSVWPPFMKYISEDSKSEVTGNSVEDGSEITGKDSSVLIKALRSYKEALIKDGDANVAEIEAFSLCIDIEDEKNSLVRKIMALDELLRTVRDLVLRAGADPELADCEFYRQKIKKESWWKMCKGKLWRGFCAS, from the exons ATGGCTTCCCACCCATCGTCGCCGCTGCCGGAACACCCTATACCACCCGCTCCCAGTCCCACCACCATAAGTGACCTCGGCGACGACCAGCTCCAAGAGATCCTCATCCGCCTTCCAGACCTCCCCAGCCTCGCCTCTGCCGCCTTCACCTGTCACGCCTTCCTCGGCGCCGTCCGCTCGTCCCGCGCCTTCCGCCGCCGCTTCATCGCGCTCCACGCGGCCCCGCTCCTCCCTCGCTTCCTCTCACACACAATAACTGCCCTCCCGGCCTTACGGCGCCCCTCCGCCAGATTCACTCTCCTCCAAGACGATGACACTTCCGAGTGGGACTGGGTGGTCGATTTCTCCGATCCTTCGATTGCCTACAACGGCTCCATGGCCATCAAACACCGGAGCAGCAAGCAGGGAGTTCGGTACAACCCCCAAATGATGGCCCTGTTTCTCCGCCCCAAGGAGCACCACGACATGCCCGCCGGCACCTCCCTTGGGTTCCACACATTCTCCTGCGAAGAGGATCAGAAGCCGTCCCGTGTGGTATGTGTCCGTCACGACTACTCACGGCCTTGCGCACGCGTCGCTGTCTTCTCATCGGACACCATGGAGTGGCAGATTTTCCCGGAGATCGCGACGCTGCTGCCTCAGGGCTTCAGGAGCACAGCTAGCACCGTGCTGGATGGGTTTATATGTTGGCAATGCGAGTCCATTACCGGGCTGGCTGTCAGCGAGTACATTTTCGTGCTCAACACAGACACATATCAGTTCTCCCGAATGGATCTGCCGCCGCCCTTGAGAAAGGTACATCAAACATTTCAGATTGGTCAGATCAACGATGGGCAGCTCTGTATCGTAAATGAGAAGGAATGCACGTTTAGCCTTTGGATCTGGACAGCCAGCGATGACGGCATCGAGAGATTTGTGCTGCACAAGACGTTCCCGTTGTACACTCGCTTTATGGATGTCACCAACTGTTCAGTCAAAGATACAATCTCAGTGCGGCTTATGACGGTTTTCAATGGCTTTTTGTACTTTGCAATTCGCCCATGCAGAAATTACGTGCATCAGTTCAAATCCCCTGAGTGGTTCCTGTCCTTGTCTCTGGAAACAGCGGAGCTGAAGCAGCATCTTAAAAATAGAAAGCGGCCTGTCTTCCCGGTCCATCCCTACTCGGTCTGGCCTCCTTTTATGAAATACATCTCG GAGGATTCAAAATCTGAGGTTACTGGAAACAGTGTCGAAGATGGTTCTGAGATCACAGGAAAGGATTCGTCTGTCCTTATAAAAGCTTTACGATCATATAAAGAAGCTTTGATCAAGGATggcgatgcaaatgttgcagagatAGAGGCCTTCTCGCTTTGCATTGACATTGAGGACGAGAAGAACTCTCTTGTGAGGAAAATCATGGCTTTAGATGAACTGTTAAGAACTGTGAGAGATCTTGTCTTGAGGGCGGGTGCAGACCCTGAACTCGCAGACTGTGAATTCTACAGACAGAAGATCAAAAAAGAGAGCTGGTGGAAAATGTGCAAGGGAAAGTTATGGAGAGGTTTCTGCGCTAGCTGA